The Cupriavidus necator DNA window GCAGCGGCCTATTTGCAGAAAGGGGATATAAATGGCGACATACAAGCAACTCCTGGCTGAGAAGGAAGCGCTGGAAGCCAAGCTGAATGAAGTGCGTGCGACGGAAGTCGCCGGCGTGATCGACAAAATCCGGGACCTGATGACTGAATACGGCCTGACCGCCGAAGACATCCTGCCGCGCCGCAAGCGTGGCCGCCCGGCTGGTTCGAGTGCCAAGAAGCCCGCATCCGCCTTGCCGCCGAAGTACATGGACCCCAAGACCGGCAAGACCTGGTCGGGCCGCGGCCGCGCGCCGGCATGGTTGGGCAAGCGCCCGGAGCGTTTCCTGATCGAGCAGTAAGCCGCCAGCGCGGCCAGCGCGCGCCCGTCTCACGCGCCCGCTTCAATCGATGGTGCCATCGGCCTGCCGGGCGCGTCACTGCGCCTGGCAGACATACTCCTTGCGCAGCGCCCTGAAGCCCTGCTGGGTCGGCTCCGCCGTCAGGCGCGCGCCGCCACCGGCCAGCGGCTGCATGCGCAATACCTGCGCCGAGCACTGGCTCGCGGTTTCGTCCCGCTGGTAGCGGATCTCATACTGGCCGCCGGCAACCGGCACGAATGACACGCCCGCCGCGCAACGCAGCTCGGGCAGCGGCGGCGCCGCGGCCGAGGTCACCGCCACGTAGATGCGCCGGCCCGCCTCCACCAGCCGCTCGCGCGTGCGAGCCGGCGGCTCGGGCGAGCGCCCGGCCATGTCCAGGCTCCGGTCCCGACCCATCGCAGACAACTGCCTGCCGGTTCCCGCCAGCACCAGCGGCCGCGCGGGCACCGGGCATTTGGCCGGATCGACCACGGTGAACGAAGTGTTGTCGTCGGTGCTGGTCAGCAGCCGCACGCTGGCGGCCGGGGCGCCGGCAGGCACCCGGTATTGCGCCACGCAGCCGGACAGCGCCACGGCGGCGGCAAGCATCGGCAACAAGGCAAGACGAGGCAGGACTGCGGACGACCGGTCATGGCGCATGGCGGCGGGCAGGTAGAACGATTGGGCCAACAGCGGACGTTGGCGGCACGATGGCGGCAAATCCGGCAGGGATGCCACACGATGACGGCGCGGCCAGGCAACACGCCGCGCCCTCAAACCAACCAGCATACCTGCATCCGGCGCTTGGCGGCAGCCGCATAAACCCATGTTGAAAACCTGCGTGTGATATCCACAGAATCTGTGGATATCCTGGCCCTACATTCCCCGAAAGCCCCGGTCTGTGCGGCAACCCACCGGAGCGCCCAAATT harbors:
- a CDS encoding H-NS histone family protein — protein: MATYKQLLAEKEALEAKLNEVRATEVAGVIDKIRDLMTEYGLTAEDILPRRKRGRPAGSSAKKPASALPPKYMDPKTGKTWSGRGRAPAWLGKRPERFLIEQ